The following are encoded together in the Candidatus Poribacteria bacterium genome:
- a CDS encoding helix-turn-helix transcriptional regulator has protein sequence MQTLRGLRRIAGWSQQRLGGVARVTAYAVSMIERGRMTPSIGQATRIADALGVDPRLVKELAGAFAEKEPGDA, from the coding sequence ATGCAGACACTTCGAGGTCTCCGGCGCATCGCCGGGTGGAGTCAGCAACGGCTAGGCGGCGTGGCGCGCGTCACGGCGTATGCCGTCTCCATGATCGAACGCGGACGGATGACGCCCTCCATCGGGCAGGCGACGCGGATCGCGGACGCGCTCGGCGTGGATCCGCGCCTTGTCAAGGAGTTGGCGGGGGCGTTCGCCGAGAAGGAGCCGGGCGATGCGTAG